In Spirochaeta thermophila DSM 6578, the DNA window GGGGAGGGGGTGGAAGGGGCCTTGGAGGGGGTGCGGGAGCGGGCGGCACGGAGGGCCTGGGAGCGTCAGTGCGGCTACCGGAGGCGGTTCACCACACCGGAGGTGATCGGGAGGGTGATCGAGGCGGCGCGGGATGTGAGGGAGGCGGAGGTGTGGACGACGGGGGCGGTGGGGTTCCGTGTGGGTGTGCAGCGTCTCGCTTCGGCGCTGCATCGCGCAGGGGAGTGGGCGGAGGTGCGGGGGGATCGGCCGGGGATGGGGGTGCTGGGGGAGGTGCGGAGGGAGGTGGAGGCGGCGGGGAGGCGGTGGGGGGTCGTGTGGGGGGTGCGGTTCGAGGGGGAACGGCTCGCCTCCACGCTCGCATCCATGGTGGGGTTGGGGTTCGGGGTGGGGAGGGGGGAGGTTGGGGAGGTGTGGGAGTGGGTGAGGGCGGTGGATGGGCGGCTGGGGGAGTGGTGGGGGGAGGGGGTGGGAGCGGGAGGGGAGGATGTGTGGGTGCGGGTGCTGGGGGTGGTGGTGGGGTGGGAGCGGAGGCTTCAGGGGGTGAGGGGATGCGGTTCCCCCACGAAGAATCCTTGTACGTAGTCCACCGGTATGGTGGCGAGTTTCTCGTAGATCTCCCTGCTCGAGACGAACTCGGCGATGGTCTTCTTGCCCATTATCTTCCCCATGGTGTGGATGCTCTTCACGAGCTGGTAATCCACCTCGTTCTCCACGATGGTCTGGACAAAGGAGCCGTCGATCTTGAGGAAGTCCACCGGAAGGTGTTTGAGGTAGGCGAACGAGGAAAATCCCATCCCGAAGTCGTCGAGGGCGAAGGAACAGCCCATCTCCCTGAACCGACGTATGAAAAGCGATGCCTTCCTGAAGTTCCGTATCGCGGTGGTCTCCGTGATTTCGAGACACAGCCGTGAGGGAGGGAATTGTGTCTCCTTCAGCCGTCTGAGGAAGAAGTCCGGAAATCCCTCGTCCAAGAGGGTGGCGCTCGAAAGATTGACCGCGAACACCGTGTCCCTGTGGTCCGGAGTGGAGGTGCCGTACTGGAGCACCGCCTCGATGATCCATCGGTCTATGAGGGGCATGAGGTTGTACCGCTCCGCCACCGGGATGAACTCGCCGGGGAGGATGAGGGTGTCCTCTTCCTTGAGCCTCACGAGTATCTCTTTCTTGGGGAATCCGTTGTGGGCTCCCAGGGGGATGATGTCCTGGGCGTAGAGGGTGAGCCGTTCCTCCCTGATGGCCTGCTGGAGTCGGGCGATCCAGTGGAGTTCGCCCAGGCGGTGCTGCACGTCGGTGTCCTCGGGGGAGAAGATCCTGAGCCTGTTCCCTCCCTCTTCTTTGGCCACTGCACAGGCGGCATCGGCCGCGGCGAGCACTCGGTAGATGTCCCCATGGCGGGGGGTGATCGCCACCGCCCCTATGCTCACGGTGACGGGCAGGGTCTTGTCCTCCCAGATGAATGATCTCCTCAGTGAGGTGACGAGCCGGCGCAGGATTCTCTCCGCATCGCCGCTCTTCACTCCCCTGAGGATGATGCCGAACTCGTCGTCTCCTATGCGGGCGATGGTGCTCTCATCCGGGAGCTTCTTCCTGAGGAGATCGGCGGTCTCCTTGAGGAGCACGTCTCCCCCTATGTGTCCGAACACATCGTTGACCACCTTGAACTGGTCGATGTCAAGGAACGCGAAGGTATCGAGGGGGGTGTCCGGATCGGCCTGTCTCAGGGACTCCTGGAGAGAGGTGAGGAGCTGGGAGCGGTTGAGGAGGCCGGTGAGTGGGTCGTGGACGCTCTGGTACCGTACGATGGTAGAGAGCCGCCGCACCTCGGTGATGTTCCTGAGGACGAGGACGAAGCCCCCGCTCGAAACCGAGGGGAAGGGGAGGGGGTAGGGGTGCTCTTCATCCTCGGTTCGTCCGCTTCCTCCTCGATCTCCTGTCTGGAGCCCTCCCGTGAGGTTGGAGATGGTCCCCTGGACGAAGATGCGCTCCCCTGTGGAGGTGAGGAGGTATATGTGATCGAAGATGATCCCCCCCTCTCGTCCCCGGCTCTCCTGGGCCAGGGAGAGAAAGGGGATCTCTTCCCCCGTATCCACATCGTAGAACCTGATGAACTCGACGAGTGGTTTCCCGATAGCTTCATTGGAGGTGGCGTCGATGAGCTCCTCGGCTCCCGGATTGAGGAAGAGGATCCCTCCATCTTCGTCGAGGAGGATGATGGCCTCCCCGATCGATGAGAAGAGCGAGGAAAGCCAGGTGC includes these proteins:
- a CDS encoding GGDEF/EAL domain-containing response regulator, which encodes MRTTLLQEHSAVKQVAVVIVEDEAVIALDIKRRLEDLGYRVEGVFQNADECLEKIGNLHPDVVLMDILLEEGQDGLLLAQRIYDEYGVPSIFLTAYSDSTTVERIKQVRGAIGYLLKPFNEREMAVTIELSLFRHHLHRELEIQRTWLSSLFSSIGEAIILLDEDGGILFLNPGAEELIDATSNEAIGKPLVEFIRFYDVDTGEEIPFLSLAQESRGREGGIIFDHIYLLTSTGERIFVQGTISNLTGGLQTGDRGGSGRTEDEEHPYPLPFPSVSSGGFVLVLRNITEVRRLSTIVRYQSVHDPLTGLLNRSQLLTSLQESLRQADPDTPLDTFAFLDIDQFKVVNDVFGHIGGDVLLKETADLLRKKLPDESTIARIGDDEFGIILRGVKSGDAERILRRLVTSLRRSFIWEDKTLPVTVSIGAVAITPRHGDIYRVLAAADAACAVAKEEGGNRLRIFSPEDTDVQHRLGELHWIARLQQAIREERLTLYAQDIIPLGAHNGFPKKEILVRLKEEDTLILPGEFIPVAERYNLMPLIDRWIIEAVLQYGTSTPDHRDTVFAVNLSSATLLDEGFPDFFLRRLKETQFPPSRLCLEITETTAIRNFRKASLFIRRFREMGCSFALDDFGMGFSSFAYLKHLPVDFLKIDGSFVQTIVENEVDYQLVKSIHTMGKIMGKKTIAEFVSSREIYEKLATIPVDYVQGFFVGEPHPLTP